One window of the Streptomyces sp. TS71-3 genome contains the following:
- a CDS encoding VOC family protein: protein MTVPDAPIPRFHLAMPVDDLAAARHFYGAVLGLEQGRSSDTWVDWNLHGHQFVTHLAPAGGERARNRVDGHDVPVPHFGLVLAIPEFHALAERLRAAGTSFVIEPYLRFAGQPGEQWTMFLHDPAGNALEFKAFADESQIFAT from the coding sequence ATGACCGTTCCCGACGCGCCGATCCCGCGGTTCCACCTGGCGATGCCGGTCGACGACCTGGCTGCCGCCCGGCACTTCTACGGCGCGGTGCTCGGCCTGGAGCAGGGCCGCAGCTCCGACACGTGGGTGGACTGGAACCTCCACGGCCACCAGTTCGTCACCCATCTCGCCCCGGCCGGCGGTGAGCGCGCCCGCAACCGGGTGGACGGCCACGACGTGCCCGTGCCGCACTTCGGCCTGGTGCTGGCCATCCCGGAGTTCCACGCGCTCGCCGAACGGCTCCGCGCCGCGGGCACGTCCTTCGTCATCGAGCCCTACCTGCGCTTCGCGGGACAGCCCGGCGAGCAGTGGACGATGTTCCTGCACGACCCGGCGGGCAACGCGCTGGAGTTCAAGGCGTTCGCCGACGAGTCCCAGATCTTCGCGACCTGA
- a CDS encoding GxGYxYP domain-containing protein, whose protein sequence is MERRTFLATALAAGAAVPLLGTSTAGAAPRPAAAGISWPSGQALPGFAAPSRLATADLSAYSAADQLTLISLQGIVNRTQPRIYLLANVGEGKATWQPDTGVPNDSPSTLAALVARYRSEVKGAVIPDPALPQSVSVATTLAGLEDALIATPEMAASLGLPIIEDLRGRFTSDLAASQWQIDTLWPRTTHRMVISMNTSLTAYLRDYAIANRALTVWLDHSDPAQKALIERLADDMPDHSPYMGWLRGGESPAVETLSNRSCHVLAADTAQNLSVWSGVPASIDTNPYQAATPALQNKIYVTLTYSDGDNLQYAQHKMRQLWDDPARGQIPVNWPVPPEILDAAPALYAHYQRTATTKDYLLSGPSGLGYVFPSAYPAATFDSYVSRTADYTRRLGMNSTAIINRLDSTYEPLTDAAVAAYAKGMAPLGIFQNYDDFYTEQLLLSGTPIARSRLALDQDELHAGLTRAADAWTAAGGKAPVFTMVFLHAWTMTPSDAAAVAATLDDRFVLLRGEQFFGLVKKAGSAG, encoded by the coding sequence GTTTCGCCGCGCCCTCCCGGCTCGCCACCGCCGACCTGTCCGCGTACTCCGCCGCGGACCAGCTCACCCTGATCAGCCTCCAGGGCATCGTCAACCGCACCCAGCCCCGTATCTACCTCCTCGCGAACGTCGGCGAGGGGAAGGCCACCTGGCAGCCCGACACCGGCGTGCCGAACGACTCCCCGAGCACGCTGGCCGCCCTGGTGGCCAGGTACCGGAGCGAGGTCAAGGGAGCCGTCATCCCCGACCCCGCGCTGCCGCAGTCGGTGAGCGTGGCGACGACCCTCGCGGGCCTGGAGGACGCGCTGATCGCGACACCCGAGATGGCCGCCTCGCTCGGCCTGCCGATCATCGAGGACCTCCGGGGGAGGTTCACCTCCGACCTGGCCGCCAGCCAGTGGCAGATCGACACCCTCTGGCCGCGCACCACCCACCGCATGGTCATCAGCATGAACACCTCGCTGACGGCGTACCTGCGTGACTACGCCATAGCCAACCGGGCCCTCACCGTCTGGCTCGACCACAGCGACCCGGCGCAGAAGGCGCTGATCGAGCGCCTCGCCGACGACATGCCGGACCACTCCCCGTACATGGGCTGGCTGCGCGGCGGTGAGAGCCCCGCCGTGGAGACCCTGTCGAACCGCAGCTGCCACGTCCTCGCCGCCGACACCGCCCAGAACCTGTCGGTGTGGAGCGGCGTGCCCGCGAGCATCGACACGAACCCCTACCAGGCGGCCACGCCCGCGCTCCAGAACAAGATCTACGTCACCCTCACCTACAGCGACGGCGACAACCTCCAGTACGCGCAGCACAAGATGCGGCAGCTGTGGGACGACCCCGCCCGCGGGCAGATCCCCGTCAACTGGCCGGTGCCGCCCGAGATCCTGGACGCCGCGCCCGCGCTGTACGCCCACTACCAGCGGACGGCGACGACCAAGGACTACCTGCTCAGCGGGCCTTCGGGGCTCGGCTACGTCTTCCCGAGCGCCTACCCGGCGGCCACCTTCGACTCCTACGTGTCCCGTACCGCCGACTACACCAGGCGCCTCGGGATGAACAGCACGGCCATCATCAACCGGCTGGACAGCACCTACGAGCCGCTGACCGACGCGGCCGTGGCGGCCTACGCGAAGGGCATGGCCCCACTCGGCATCTTCCAGAACTACGACGACTTCTACACCGAGCAACTGCTCCTGTCCGGGACCCCCATCGCCCGCTCCCGCCTGGCGCTGGACCAGGACGAGCTGCACGCCGGCCTCACCCGGGCGGCCGACGCCTGGACCGCGGCCGGGGGCAAGGCGCCGGTCTTCACCATGGTCTTCCTGCACGCGTGGACCATGACCCCGAGCGACGCGGCGGCGGTCGCGGCCACCCTCGACGACCGCTTCGTGCTGCTGCGCGGAGAGCAGTTCTTCGGCCTGGTCAAGAAGGCGGGGAGCGCCGGCTGA
- the ribA gene encoding GTP cyclohydrolase II — MALPGPARVRRSVGVPLKHGPDALMQAELMTFDGLADMGEHLAVRLGPQTDVPLVRVHSECLTGEVFGSARCDCGPQLNEALRMIDTVGGVLLYLRQEGRGIGLYNKLDAYGLQEQGLDTYEANRALGLDDDLRDYAVAVQMLHALGHTEIDLLTNNPDKREQLLGYGIKVRNTLSTGVFVNPHNTGYLRAKIARTSHTIQLEGSS; from the coding sequence GTGGCGCTGCCGGGACCCGCCAGGGTCCGGCGGAGCGTGGGCGTGCCCCTCAAGCACGGTCCCGACGCGCTGATGCAGGCCGAGCTGATGACCTTCGACGGGCTCGCCGACATGGGCGAGCACCTGGCGGTCCGGCTCGGCCCGCAGACCGACGTGCCCCTCGTCCGCGTGCACTCCGAGTGCCTGACGGGCGAGGTGTTCGGCTCGGCGCGCTGCGACTGCGGGCCCCAGCTCAACGAGGCCCTGCGCATGATCGACACGGTCGGCGGGGTGCTGCTGTACCTGCGCCAGGAGGGCCGCGGCATCGGCCTCTACAACAAGCTGGACGCCTACGGCCTCCAGGAGCAGGGCCTCGACACCTACGAGGCCAACCGCGCGCTGGGCCTCGACGACGACCTGCGGGACTACGCCGTCGCGGTGCAGATGCTGCACGCACTCGGCCACACCGAGATCGACCTGCTGACCAACAACCCCGACAAGCGCGAGCAGCTGCTCGGCTACGGCATCAAGGTCCGCAACACCCTCTCGACGGGGGTCTTCGTCAACCCGCACAACACCGGCTACCTCAGGGCGAAGATCGCCCGAACCTCGCACACCATTCAACTGGAAGGCTCGTCATGA
- a CDS encoding WD40 repeat domain-containing protein: protein MIRHYGPISGIATFNSELVATAGYDNQVILWNAKGHVPLARAYHDHLANMVEFSPDGTMLLTASSDYTARLWSLPDLKLKTVLSEHKDDVDMAAFHPTRPLVATVARDHLIRVFDLNGAVVARFQGHTADILSVAWLGEGEELVTSSDDGTVKRWSLQSGEMTGDIDLGDVETDTIAITRTGVIYAGNDDGEIISIADGRTGRARAHEAGIKRLVYHAPTETLVSLSYDRTFRVWDASDALAGLTLTHMTEYPAEVWARSGAFLDDRTLVFGTFGSSYATYSLDTGEWDLTGVEPTRCVNAVSVIDGEMWTTGDAGLVWRDGRLAASTGSLCNFLVSAGGRVLTGGQLGRLFDAGDGSVLHQHRSPLNCGAAFERNGVPHVVVGAYTGEGLVFSLGEQVEHVATLPLHTNPVKDVAISGDTLFAVCADTSVCWFSLTDFEETGRVEGAHAQIANGCAALADDSFASVGRDLTMRIWQGHDQRSVPTPHDHSIKCVAASDDGRFVASGSYSGVVAVYDTRTDTWSHIGRPTAAGISNLTYDTAGGRFLASSYDGSVSIVPAGERVAA, encoded by the coding sequence ATGATCCGTCATTACGGCCCCATCAGCGGCATCGCGACCTTCAACTCCGAACTCGTGGCGACCGCCGGCTATGACAACCAGGTCATCCTGTGGAACGCGAAGGGGCACGTCCCCCTCGCCCGCGCCTACCATGACCACCTCGCCAACATGGTCGAGTTCAGCCCGGACGGCACCATGCTGCTCACCGCGTCCAGCGACTACACCGCACGGTTGTGGTCGCTACCGGACCTCAAGCTCAAGACGGTGCTCAGCGAGCACAAGGACGACGTCGACATGGCGGCGTTCCACCCGACCCGCCCGCTCGTCGCCACCGTCGCCCGCGACCACCTCATCCGCGTCTTCGACCTGAACGGCGCGGTCGTCGCCCGGTTCCAGGGGCACACCGCCGACATCCTCTCCGTCGCCTGGCTGGGCGAGGGCGAGGAGCTGGTCACCTCCAGCGACGACGGCACGGTCAAGCGCTGGTCGCTTCAGTCCGGCGAGATGACGGGCGACATCGACCTCGGCGACGTCGAGACCGACACCATCGCCATCACCCGGACCGGGGTGATCTACGCGGGCAACGACGACGGCGAGATCATCTCCATCGCCGACGGGCGCACCGGCCGGGCCCGCGCCCACGAGGCCGGCATCAAGCGGCTCGTCTACCACGCCCCCACCGAGACGCTGGTCAGCCTCAGCTACGACCGCACGTTCCGCGTGTGGGACGCCTCGGACGCCCTCGCCGGCCTGACCCTGACGCACATGACGGAGTACCCGGCCGAGGTGTGGGCGCGCTCGGGCGCGTTCCTCGACGACCGCACCCTCGTCTTCGGCACCTTCGGGTCCTCCTACGCCACCTACAGCCTGGACACCGGCGAGTGGGACCTCACCGGCGTCGAGCCGACGCGCTGCGTGAACGCCGTCTCCGTCATCGACGGCGAGATGTGGACGACCGGCGACGCGGGCCTCGTGTGGCGCGACGGGCGGCTCGCCGCCAGCACGGGCAGCCTCTGCAACTTCCTGGTGAGCGCCGGCGGCCGGGTGCTGACCGGCGGGCAGCTCGGCCGGCTCTTCGACGCCGGTGACGGCTCGGTCCTGCACCAGCACCGCTCACCGCTGAACTGCGGCGCGGCCTTCGAGCGGAACGGCGTGCCGCACGTCGTGGTGGGCGCCTACACCGGCGAGGGCCTGGTCTTCTCCCTGGGCGAGCAGGTCGAGCACGTGGCGACGCTCCCGCTGCACACCAACCCCGTCAAGGACGTCGCGATCTCGGGCGACACGCTCTTCGCGGTCTGCGCCGACACGTCCGTGTGCTGGTTCTCCCTCACGGACTTCGAGGAGACCGGGCGCGTCGAGGGGGCGCACGCCCAGATCGCCAACGGCTGCGCGGCGCTTGCCGACGACTCGTTCGCCAGCGTGGGCCGGGACCTCACGATGCGCATCTGGCAGGGGCACGACCAGCGTTCGGTGCCGACGCCGCACGACCACTCCATCAAGTGCGTCGCCGCCTCCGACGACGGCCGGTTCGTCGCCAGCGGCTCGTACTCGGGAGTGGTCGCCGTCTACGACACCCGGACCGACACCTGGTCGCACATCGGCAGGCCCACGGCGGCCGGCATCTCCAACCTGACCTACGACACCGCGGGCGGCCGCTTCCTGGCCTCGTCCTACGACGGCTCCGTCAGCATCGTTCCGGCCGGCGAGAGGGTCGCGGCATGA
- a CDS encoding SUMF1/EgtB/PvdO family nonheme iron enzyme: MNTVITPAVDPHAVEDRACMGLPASYVDRVDESELAARCRLLAIRGPVHLARTVEDPAAEPLTRLAAGRLLALLGDPRIVPDDPAMVDVPAARVQLGLPADRIDAVTARWSSVGVVRDWIAKEAPQYEVDVPAFRIGRYPVTNQEYRAFLLAEPDAALPPTSWRFGGYPAELANHPVWTVGPQDAERYAAWLAARTGRGFRLPTEAEWEYAASSGDGRAYPWGDQAGPDRTNTVEYGPLSTTPVGMYPAGLSPFGAFDMGGNVEEYVSDDYHPYPGGEAVDDDLGGAAAYRVARGGSFTRFADLARCRRRHGWYHRDMYAMGFRLAES, encoded by the coding sequence ATGAACACCGTCATCACGCCCGCGGTCGACCCGCACGCCGTCGAGGACCGCGCCTGCATGGGCCTGCCGGCCTCCTACGTCGACCGCGTCGACGAGAGCGAGCTCGCCGCACGCTGCCGGCTGCTGGCCATCCGCGGCCCCGTCCACCTCGCCCGCACCGTCGAGGACCCGGCCGCCGAACCCCTCACGCGGCTCGCCGCCGGGCGGCTGCTGGCCCTGCTCGGCGACCCCAGGATCGTCCCCGACGACCCCGCGATGGTCGACGTGCCCGCCGCGCGGGTCCAGCTGGGCCTGCCGGCCGACCGGATCGACGCGGTCACCGCGCGGTGGAGCAGCGTCGGCGTGGTGCGCGACTGGATCGCCAAGGAGGCACCGCAGTACGAGGTGGACGTGCCGGCCTTCCGCATCGGCCGCTACCCCGTCACCAACCAGGAGTACCGCGCCTTCCTGCTGGCGGAGCCGGACGCCGCGCTGCCACCCACGTCGTGGCGGTTCGGCGGCTATCCGGCCGAGCTCGCCAACCACCCCGTGTGGACGGTCGGCCCCCAGGACGCGGAACGCTACGCCGCCTGGCTCGCGGCCCGCACCGGCCGGGGCTTCAGGCTGCCGACGGAGGCCGAGTGGGAGTACGCGGCGAGCAGCGGCGACGGCCGCGCCTACCCGTGGGGCGATCAGGCGGGCCCGGACCGCACCAACACCGTCGAGTACGGGCCCCTGTCCACCACTCCGGTCGGCATGTACCCCGCCGGGCTCTCTCCGTTCGGCGCGTTCGACATGGGCGGCAACGTCGAGGAGTACGTCTCGGACGACTACCACCCCTACCCGGGCGGCGAGGCGGTGGACGACGACCTCGGCGGCGCCGCGGCCTACCGCGTCGCCCGCGGCGGCAGCTTCACCCGCTTCGCGGACCTGGCCCGCTGCCGCCGGCGGCACGGCTGGTACCACAGGGACATGTACGCGATGGGCTTCAGGCTGGCCGAGTCCTGA
- a CDS encoding MFS transporter — MTRIDDEVSPARSPESGEATEPSPFRDRRFVTFAVGNVANNLGEALYAVALPLLVYHVTGSLGSMTLLAAAVPAAMLLSPTLGSIADRRGVRGLVRYGLLVQAAAATAMNLLLLRHDPPVWLLFVCALLVAAGGVAYRTGWITGVPATFPSCPTRARGTLNSSFLATTMVGPVLVSALLPAFGYTGLLWLNLPTFFAPLVVMAMGIGPPPVPKEQADEKDRREWRPAVRAVFKDHRMLALLIVQLVLDIACGNGLTTLVLYDLAHSWRLSGEQASLAIAAMNLSSLVGNLFVSQRRRFPAWLWLTSGMALRAVSLVLLATPMWPVFLTVLVVGQFGQGMVLATVVMGRVKYLPKAVLGRASGVLWLLTGGAGLVSSTAVVVVNGALGTPATFVVLGLAASTVLWYLARSRSAWTGPNPAKPQQA; from the coding sequence ATGACCCGGATCGACGACGAGGTGTCGCCGGCCCGGAGTCCCGAAAGCGGTGAGGCGACCGAGCCCTCACCGTTTCGGGACCGGCGCTTCGTGACCTTCGCCGTCGGCAACGTGGCGAACAACCTCGGCGAGGCGCTCTACGCCGTGGCCCTGCCACTGCTCGTCTACCACGTCACCGGCTCGCTCGGCTCGATGACGCTGCTGGCCGCCGCCGTTCCGGCGGCCATGCTGCTCTCCCCGACGCTCGGCTCCATCGCCGACCGCCGGGGGGTGCGGGGGCTCGTCCGGTACGGGCTGCTGGTCCAGGCGGCCGCCGCGACGGCGATGAACCTGCTGCTGCTCCGCCACGACCCGCCCGTGTGGCTGCTGTTCGTCTGCGCCCTGCTGGTCGCGGCCGGCGGCGTGGCGTACCGCACCGGGTGGATCACCGGGGTACCGGCGACCTTTCCGAGCTGCCCCACGCGGGCCCGCGGCACCCTCAACAGCTCCTTCCTCGCCACCACCATGGTGGGGCCCGTGCTGGTGTCCGCGCTCCTTCCGGCATTCGGGTACACGGGCCTCCTCTGGCTCAACCTGCCGACGTTCTTCGCGCCGCTCGTCGTCATGGCGATGGGCATCGGCCCGCCGCCGGTGCCGAAGGAGCAGGCCGACGAGAAGGACCGGCGGGAGTGGCGGCCGGCCGTGCGGGCGGTCTTCAAGGACCACCGGATGCTGGCCCTGCTGATCGTGCAGCTCGTTCTGGACATCGCCTGCGGCAACGGCCTGACCACCCTCGTCCTCTACGACCTCGCCCACTCCTGGCGGCTCAGCGGGGAGCAGGCGTCTCTCGCGATCGCCGCGATGAACCTCAGCAGCCTCGTGGGCAACCTCTTCGTCTCCCAGCGCCGCCGGTTCCCGGCCTGGCTGTGGCTGACGTCCGGCATGGCGCTGCGCGCGGTGTCGCTGGTGCTGCTCGCGACACCGATGTGGCCGGTGTTCCTGACCGTGCTGGTCGTGGGCCAGTTCGGGCAGGGCATGGTGCTGGCCACCGTCGTGATGGGACGCGTCAAGTACCTGCCGAAGGCCGTGCTGGGCCGCGCCTCCGGCGTGCTGTGGCTGCTGACCGGCGGCGCCGGTCTCGTCTCGTCCACCGCCGTGGTCGTGGTGAACGGTGCCCTGGGCACCCCCGCCACCTTCGTCGTGCTCGGTCTGGCGGCCTCCACGGTGCTGTGGTACCTGGCGCGCTCCCGCTCCGCTTGGACCGGCCCCAACCCGGCGAAACCACAGCAGGCATAG